From one Leptospira noumeaensis genomic stretch:
- a CDS encoding tetratricopeptide repeat protein: protein MNRIIVSLAGFLFIVAGLSTAYYQTNISAKEDQSQIILEKIAEGEEYLKQSNPQSKEKAIAIFSELAGKRGLEKYEFQIKYNQARALEKNSDFYPALDIYKDLKKSSNLKSEEKEKLSYSLGNLLLKIGNESEGKSHLESVLQLSSDNKLRSKSFLALGDYYYKTGHFETARKNYTLALQEDPNNTESRIGWGRALRKLGKDWASFDVFDEYIETADQLAGADEKVVGEYKDSVLKDAKENYTKKNYSKAIELFQKVVSVAPSSKKEEEALYYIALSYDAMGKQVESLTYINKALNNSDYSLDQAALYKKGTIYFRQGKFEKAAGIFQTIVDKYPKNQITDKAIAWKKESLDQFTDHNDLDNSDVTSDSGSPKPSSVSNRPEPGSDLEF, encoded by the coding sequence ATGAATCGAATCATTGTTAGTTTAGCAGGTTTTTTGTTTATTGTTGCGGGTCTTTCTACTGCATACTACCAAACGAATATTTCTGCAAAAGAAGACCAATCACAAATCATTTTGGAAAAAATTGCAGAAGGGGAAGAATACTTAAAACAATCCAACCCTCAAAGTAAAGAAAAAGCAATTGCCATATTTTCTGAGTTAGCGGGGAAACGTGGACTCGAAAAATATGAATTCCAAATTAAATACAACCAAGCTAGGGCTCTAGAAAAAAACTCTGACTTTTATCCAGCACTTGATATTTACAAAGACTTAAAAAAAAGTTCTAATTTAAAATCAGAAGAAAAAGAGAAACTTAGTTATTCACTTGGTAATTTACTTTTAAAAATTGGAAATGAATCAGAAGGTAAGTCACATTTAGAATCTGTTTTGCAACTTAGTTCTGATAATAAACTAAGATCTAAATCCTTCTTAGCTTTGGGTGATTATTATTATAAAACCGGCCATTTTGAAACGGCGCGTAAAAATTATACCTTAGCCTTACAAGAAGATCCTAACAATACGGAATCTAGAATTGGATGGGGTCGAGCACTGCGTAAACTGGGTAAAGATTGGGCCTCTTTTGACGTATTTGATGAATACATTGAAACTGCTGATCAGTTGGCAGGGGCTGATGAAAAAGTAGTAGGTGAATACAAAGATTCAGTTTTAAAAGATGCGAAAGAGAATTATACGAAGAAAAATTATTCTAAGGCAATTGAACTTTTTCAAAAAGTAGTAAGTGTCGCGCCATCATCCAAAAAAGAAGAAGAAGCATTGTATTACATTGCCCTTTCTTATGATGCGATGGGAAAACAAGTGGAGTCTCTCACTTATATTAATAAAGCATTAAATAACAGTGATTATTCACTCGACCAAGCTGCTTTATACAAAAAAGGAACTATTTATTTCAGACAAGGGAAGTTTGAAAAAGCAGCAGGAATATTTCAGACAATTGTAGATAAATACCCTAAAAACCAGATTACCGACAAGGCGATTGCATGGAAAAAAGAATCACTGGATCAATTCACTGACCACAATGATCTTGATAATTCGGATGTAACGTCTGATTCCGGTTCACCTAAACCAAGTTCGGTTTCAAACAGACCTGAACCTGGAAGTGATTTGGAATTTTAG
- a CDS encoding metalloenzyme, with the protein MIFYVFLDGVGMADFDPKSNPFSRFAKGFLAPVGGIPKTDVDLPISPSRLHYIKTDAHMGVPGLPQSATGQTALWTGIPGPKVLDRHVSGFPTITLRKIIAKYSLIKVLNENGHLSDFLNCFSPPYLKHVEEKPKLVSASTLVQLASGRPLKTFDDLANGRGLYMDLTHEIMGTLGIDMLKPGDPLLEKRDPYELGKKSISMFANYKLTLYEYFLTDKVGHAMDWEKAEHIIKNLEAFFYGVLESIDPEKDLLIVSSDHGNMEDLSQKNHTENPAATILYGKDADRFAENIHSLADIVPEIYKTFGMEEALHNTKANEFLMKSD; encoded by the coding sequence ATGATTTTTTATGTATTTTTGGACGGAGTGGGAATGGCAGACTTCGATCCCAAATCCAACCCATTCAGCCGATTTGCCAAAGGTTTTTTAGCCCCTGTCGGAGGGATTCCTAAAACCGATGTAGATTTACCTATTTCCCCATCCCGTTTGCATTATATCAAAACAGATGCCCATATGGGTGTTCCTGGCCTTCCTCAATCAGCGACTGGACAAACGGCGCTCTGGACAGGAATACCTGGACCAAAAGTCCTGGATCGCCATGTGAGTGGATTTCCAACCATTACCCTACGCAAAATCATCGCTAAATATTCCCTCATCAAAGTCCTAAATGAAAATGGACACTTAAGCGATTTTCTCAATTGTTTTTCACCACCTTACCTAAAACATGTGGAAGAAAAACCAAAACTAGTTTCTGCTTCCACCTTAGTTCAGTTAGCGAGTGGCCGGCCATTAAAAACTTTTGATGATTTGGCAAATGGGAGAGGTCTTTATATGGACCTAACTCATGAAATTATGGGCACACTCGGAATTGATATGTTAAAACCGGGAGATCCTCTTTTGGAAAAAAGAGACCCGTATGAACTGGGAAAAAAATCCATTTCTATGTTTGCCAATTACAAACTTACTTTGTATGAATACTTCCTCACCGACAAAGTTGGACATGCCATGGATTGGGAAAAAGCTGAACATATCATTAAAAACTTAGAAGCGTTTTTTTATGGAGTGCTTGAAAGTATAGATCCAGAAAAAGATTTACTCATTGTTTCGAGTGACCATGGAAATATGGAAGACCTTAGCCAAAAAAATCATACAGAAAACCCGGCGGCCACCATCCTATATGGGAAGGATGCTGACCGCTTCGCAGAAAATATACATTCGCTTGCTGACATTGTTCCCGAAATTTATAAAACTTTCGGAATGGAGGAAGCCCTCCACAATACTAAAGCAAATGAATTTCTAATGAAATCCGACTAA